gaaaaactgaggcaattggctcagtgcccgtagcacagtggttacggcgccagccacataaactgaatCTTGTggttttgaacccggcccgggccagctaaacaacaatgacaacggcaacaaaaaatagctgggcgttgtggtgggagcctatagtctcagctacttgggagactgaggcaagagaatcgcttaagcccaagagttggaggttgctgtgagctgtgacgccactctaccaagggcaacatagtgagactctaactcaaaaaaataaaaacaagggggGAAATCTGTAAGTTGTAAAATGTAGATGTAAGACATGATTAATATCTGCTGCATCAGTGGCCATAATGTGTCCTTACATGGAGATGGTGTGGGCATTGCAGGGTCAGAGGCTGTCTGGCAGTTGGACAGGTAAGCTAGAGAAAGAACagattttttatttgagacagaatctcaagctgtctccctgggtagagtgccatggcattacagctcacagcaacctcaaactcttgggcttaagcgattctcttcccaagtagctgggactacaggcaccttccacaatgcccagctattttttgttgcagttgtcaattgtttagctggcccaggccgggttcaaacccgtcagtcttggtgtatgtggcccgtgccctacccactgagctacaggcgctgcccaaaagaaCAGATTTTAACATGAATATCACAGATACTTTGAAAACACTAGCACTGTCCTCAAGCCTACTCTTGGCCAACTGGACAAGCCACCTGTCTTTCTCAGAGCCTCACTTTCTCCATCTATAAATGGACCAAACTTTTCATTTCTCCTCCAACTTCCTTCAGAAGTTTTCTGTCAGCATAAGTGTGGTCTTCAGTGAGGAGGTGCTGGGGGTGCCCAAGGTGGGGGTGCAGCCCCCCCTAATCCCTGTGGGCTTCTGGAGCCATGTCCTCACCCTGTGGCTGTCAGCCCACCAAGGCTGGAGGCAATAGGTCTGCTTTGATGGGGATCCTGGCCTGAAACCTTTCTACAGCAGAAATGGGGGCACCCCTGTGGGGGGGGCAGCTGCATCGGGTGCTCCAGTGGGGATGAGCAAAAGCGAGAGGTGACTGAAGGGTCCTGAAGATGCCACAGAACACTCTCCCTCCAGCCAGCTCCCAAGAGCAAATCCCCCACCCAGCATTGCAGCTGGAACCAGACAGCATGAGAGGTACCTTAAGGCATTAATACCTAAGAGGAGGCATTGGGGCCCTAGCACCCTTTGCCCAACTTCACACCCCCAGTGTCTTGCAGTTGCAGCAAAGCACACTCAgttgctggaggtggagggtgccTCTGTCCTCAGGAAGCTTCTGATATGGGGTGAAGATGGGGGCTGGGGGTGCTGACTGGAGTGACTGATTGGAGGAGTCGGGGGTAAGGACAGCTTCAAGAAGATGTTGGAGATGGTTCTGGAAGAGAGGAGCTTTGAAGATGGGCATGCATGGGCAGGTCCGAGGTGCCTGGACACTGGTGACCAGGCCAGGGACATTGAGCCAGACTGCATTGGCTTTGAATGCAAAGGGGAGACAGCCAAACTGTGCACAGGAACCCAGAAGGTGGCTCTCATAGCCTCCCTGGGTGTCGGGCACGCCACCTACCGGCAGACTGGGTGCATTGGGGTGCTTTTGTACCCAGGGCACACGCCCATCATGTGGCTGCCCTTGAGAGGAGGGGCTCTGAGGATGACTTTAGAGATACAGAGAAAGGCTCCATTCTTCCCAGGACCTCAGCCCATCCCTGGCCCAAGGAGGCAGGAGGTGGCAGAACTATTAGAGGCAAGTGACAGAGAAGACAGGAGGAGGTGAGAGGTATAGAAATGCCCCAACCTGAGCAGTTTCCagagaagaggcagggaggggaggggaggactgGGTTTGTTCGCATCAGGAATGAGAGTCTCTGAGCCCAGAAGGCCAATGCCATAGAGCTCAAGGTTCTGGCCAGGAAGTGTCCAGCCAGGGAGAGGGTGAGTGTGAGGGCAGATCTGGGGGTGCCCAGAAGGAATGAGGCAGGCACCATGAGCTGAGTAGGATGCCTGGAGGGTGGTCACCAGTTTGAATTTGGGGTCCTTCATCGGCCCCTTTCTGCTCCCTGGACGGGACTATGCCTGCACAGGGGTCCCAGAGGAGCCTGCTGGGCTCTCTGAACTCCACCCTCATGGCCACCTCTAGCCTCGGGTTGGCTGCCAACCAGTCAGGACCCCAGTGCCTGGAGGTGTCTGTCCCTGATGGACTCTTCCTCTGCCTGGGGCTGGTGAGCTTGGTGGAAAACATGCTGGTGGTGGCTGCTATTGCCAAGAATCGCAACCTGCACTCACCCATGTACTGCTTCATCTGCTGCCTGGCCCTGTCTGACTTGCTAGTGAGCGTGAGCAACGTGCTGGAGACAGCTGTCATGCTGCTGCTGGAGGCAGGTGCCCTGGCTGCGCAGGCCACCGTGGTGCAGCAGCTGGACAACATCATCGATGTGCTCATCTGCAGCTCCATGGTGTCCAGCCTCTGCTTTCTGGGCGCCATCGCCATGGATCGCTACATCTCTATCTTCTATGCGCTGCGATATCACAGCATTGTGACTCTGTCACGGGCACAGTGGGCCACTGCAGCTGTCTGGGCAGCCAGCATCCTCTCCAGCACCCTCTTCATTGCCTACTATGACCACACGGCTGTCCTGCTCTGCCTCGTGGTCTTCTTCCTTGCCATGCTAGTCCTCATGGCCGTGCTGTATGCCCACATGCTCACGCAAGCATGCCAGCATGTCCAGGGCATCACCCGGCTCCACAAGAGGCAGCGCCTGGTCCAGCAGGGCTTTGGCCTTAAGGGTGCTGCCACCCTCACCATCCTGCTGGGAGTCTTCCTGCTGTGCTGGGGCCCCTTCTTCCTGCACCTCACACTCATCGCTGTCTGCCCCCAGCACCCAACCTGCAGCTGTGTCTTCAAGAACTTCAAACTCTTCCTGGCCCTCATCATCTGCAATGCCATTGTTGACCCTCTTATCTATGCCTTCCGAAGCCAGGAGCTCCGCAAGACACTCAAGGAGGTGCTGCTGTTCTCCTGGTGAGCAGGGGTCAGCTTCTGGCCTCCAGACCAgtggctgggcagagggaggtggtGACATTATGTGGCCTGATCCTGGATGAACTAAATGACCTGTGAAGTTGTTGAAGCACAGACCTGGGACCAGGGGGAGGGATGAATGTGAATCTCCAGGAAGGATACTTCAACAGCAGGTATGGGGAGGAGGAGCTGTGGAGGTTGTGGAGACTGAAGCTCCACATGGTAGAGGTAGGACCTATGCTCTCCCCACTCCTGGAAAAGTCCCCACCACTACTGTTtgctctttgtttctttgttttttttgtttttgagacagggtctcctgtcacctaggctgcagtgcagtggcatcatcacagcccactgcagcctcaaactcctaggctcaagcaatcctcctgcctcaaccacctgagtagtggggacttacaggcatgcaccaccatgctggttgattttttaaaatgtttggtagaaatggagtcttactatattgctgatctcaaactcctggccccaagaagtcctcccaatgtgctgggattataggcaccagccaccatgcctggcctccaccCCATCTTTGCTGCCAACTCGCCAGCCAGGAGGTGAAGTCTCTGGGATGGAAGAACGACAAGGCCACTGAGAAGGAGTGCTGCTCCTGAGATCGCCTCAGAAGAAATGGCTTTATGACCAGAAATATTCAGCCACAACCATGAAGTGGCTATTTCAGGAGGAAGTAACTCCCTGCCCCACAAGAGGCAGGGGCTGACCCTTTCTAGAGCCAGGTCTAAGGCTCAGTGTGACCAGTGAGCTGCAGTCTGACCTGTCTGCCTGCACCAATCCAGCCCCAGCAGACAGCCCTGGCAGATGCCTTCCATATCTGCAGTAGAGGCTGTTGTCCTCAATCAGTGACCAATGCTTGGGAGCTCAGAGCAGGAAAGTCTGGTAATAAATGTGCTCAGATGCAGACTCATGACCTCCATCTTGGTCCCTTCCAGAAATTGCTTGAAGTTTGAGGGTGGAGGCATGGGGGAGAAGAAGGTGGCAAGTCTGAGGGGTCTGGGGGAGAGTAGGAAGTCCCAGAGACCATGACTGGCCTACTCAGATGAGGTGACCACCCAGAGAACCCAGTCAGCCCCACCGCAATCATTCTTGGATTTCTCTCTATGGTTACAAACTACAACCCAGATCAAGGAGAAGCAGCTTCAGTGCCTCCTCACCCCAGTTACCCTATGGAGACAAGGCTCTGCAATATTCAGGCCACCCAGCTAAAGCTGAGGCAGGATCCCATATCCCAGTCCTTCATGTGACCGTGTGTGACCTTTTTTAGCCCTGCCCCAGTAGCCCTTCCACCCAGGACACACTGTGAAGGAGCCCGTCCTTTTCCATCTGAGTTTCCCAAAGAGGTCCATGGTAAGGGGGGAGCTAGGACTGGGTCTGCCCAGCACTGCCCTTCTGGGAGTACGGGTGTCAGTGCTCAGCTTGGGAATATCTGCAGCATAGCCTCTGAGGATGTGGTGAGTCTGCCCAGGGGTTCAGGAGTGGACAGGTCCAGGGGAGGCATACTGGGTGGTGAATATTGATGCTGCCTGGTGCTGAGGAATAGTGGAACCCCTAGGCTCTCCCTTCTTGCTGAAGAGCCCACCTTGGTTTCCTCCACAGGCACTGAGCGCTGGGTTTGCCCCTTCCTAGGACAGGCTTAATTAAGTGCTGGCCTCAGAGCAGGGAACTGGTTCCCGGCAGGGCCAGCCTTTGCTGGGAGACAAGACGGTGAGTCAGCCTGGAGCCTGGCACCAGAAACCTCTGGGGATAGGGGAGGAGCTGGTTGGCCTGATGCCCTCCCTGTAGGGAGGTGGTGCTGGCCTACAGGATGCTGAAAAGATTTTTCCCTTGCCTACTCAAGGAGACACAGCTAAAGGCTCATCCAGGACCCCTTGGACAAGGACAGGGAGGGGCCCTAGGCAGCTGGAAACCAACCACAGAAAGCCACATCATGACAAATTGTGGGGGAGGGGCATCTCTTGAGAACAAAAGACCCATTTCTAGACTCCCTGAACTGGGGAGCTTCTCTTGAGAGAAGAGAGATGTACAGAGCCTGGCCGCACAGACTGGACACAGGAGTTGCAGGCCTGCTCTCTGCTCACTTTATGAAATGAATGCTGATTGTGTTTGTGCATACATTGTGGCATTGTAGTTATTGAAATTTCAGAAGGACATTACACGGTGGTATCACTATAACATCTTAGCCCAGCAGATTAGGGCAGTGGAGTGTGTGTGTTAGTATAAGGCCTCTGTTGCACATCCATTTCATTCTCTGCCACCTCTCTTCTCTGACAGTGGACCCTCTCCCCTATGTACACACAGTCTCCATGCATACACAGGACACGGACATCAGCGAGTGAGTCAGAAACCACTGCCCAGCACCCCCAGCCAGGTCTGTCACTCGCCTGGCTTGCGTGTTCTAAAGCCGATTCCTGACACCGATATTTGTTGAGCAGCGGCTGCCTGCCAGGTGCACAGAGCATCCCCATAGCGGAGGTTTGTCCGGATCCTCACGGCAGCCCCCGCGGAGGAGGAGGGGCAGCAGCATCCTCCACTGCAGAGGATGGAGACGCTGGGAGCTCGACGTCTAATCCGCCCCACCCTTCTGTGCTCACAGCCCTTCTGAGCCCTGCCCGGATGCTTTCTTCTCAGCGGGTTCAGGGTCTGCACCAGCCACTTTATGCCTCTCGAACCTCAAAAGATCTGGCAAAGCTCAAAGTGCTTTCCTGCCACAGACAGGGAGCGGGTCCCTCGAGGCGTGTGGGAAGAAGGGCCCCCTTCACAAAGCCGCGGGATGGGGAGCGGCCGGGGCGGATCCCGAGAGGGCAGCCGGGAGCGGGGTGCCAAGGGGGCTTCTATTGTCCTCCCCGGAGGCACCGTTCCCCCATCGCAGCTCCTAGGGAGCCAGTCCCTCCCTCGGAGCTCGGGGCGGCGGGTGGGCTGagggggggtgggggcgggggcgggcGCGGTGCTGAGGCTGCGAGCCGGAGCCGCCCGCTGCGGCGGCGCCTCCCATTGGTCGCCTGCGGTGACGTCACGGGGCGCGGCGGGCGCGCGGGGCTATAAGAGCCGGCAGCGGGGGCTGCAGACCCTCCGCAGCCAGCCCGGCCCACCTGCTCCGGTCCCGCAGCCACCCGCAGACGCGCCCAGCATGAGGGAGATCGTGCATATCCAGGCCGGCCAGTGCGGCAACCAGATCGGGGCCAAGGTGAGGCTGCGCGCCGCCCGCACCTCCTGCCTGTCCCGAGTCCCCACCGCAGCAAGCCCTGGGGAGGGAGGCGCGTGCACCCGGGCTGCACCGGAGCCGCACTCGCCACTCCGACGCTGGGAACAAAGGGACGTGCCCAGCCCTGCGCGGCGCTGCCAGGACGCAAGAGTCCTCCCTTTCCTCTGGCCGTGCCCAGGTGACCTCGGGCTGTCGGGCGCAGCCCAGGGCAGCAGCTAACACCCGGGTCCATCCACACCTGTGCCTCTGCAGGTGCCTCCGGGGAGCTGTTTGGGCGTGTCCCTCTTTGAGGCGGTGAGATGGATGGAGTGGGTAGGTTTGGGTGGGGCTATCCTCCAAGCCCCAACGATTTCCTTTTCCCAAATCCCCTCCTCGAGGAACAGAATGTATCCCTAAAGGCCAGAGCTGCTCTGCTGTCCCTAACCTCGGTCTGACAGCCCTGAGCTTCCTAGCCCCACCCTGTTCCTTTGTTGGAGGGGTTGGGCCTGGTCTCAGGGTGACCTTGGTCTAGGACCGGGCTCTCCCTCAGCACCGCTCTGCCTGAGCAAATTCCCTTCGTTCGGGACTGCACCCTCCGCCAGGGCCTACCATTCTGGAGACTAGGTTTGGGAAAAAAATTCTGGGGTGTGGAGGGCTCCTCCATTGTTAGCCCACCTCACAGATATTCGCAGTGGCCGTGAAGGGAGCCTCCAGAGGTGACCTAATCGCTACTGACCTCGTGAGGACCTGTCATGTCCTGGGATGGTGtcccttgcccaaggtcacacagactGTGGGGCTGAGAGCGGGTCTGCCCTTCCGCCGGTCTCCTGCAGGGGTTGCGCTGGACCTCAGGTTGGGCTGGTCTCCCTCAAAACCACATGGGGGCGGGGGAGTGGCTTTGTCAGGACCACGGCCAGGGACCCAGCTTAGGATGGTGCTGAGCTGGGACTCTTGAGGAGGCAGGGGTGGAGACAGGTCATGgaggggaaggggctggggaAAGGGTTCCGCTGGAGGCTGTTGCCATAGAAACCATGCGGGAACAAAAAGCTAATTACTACTGGGTTTGGCGGCCACGTGGCTGACTTGTAAATTGCAACTTTGGCTCTAGGGTGAGGTGCCTCCTgaagggtgggaggggagaggcccAGTAGCTGGAAGATTCCTAATCATCCCATGAGACAGCTGTGCCTGCCAAGGAgagggctggaggagggagaTAGTGGGGGATAGTGGCTGCAAATCAAGTGAGGGTCCCCAGGGTAGTCTGACAGCTGCTGGGTCTGACGGTAGGGGCCGAGGGCTCAATGATGCGGTCACTGGGCCCAGGCCTGCCCTGACCATCTGCTCCTGGGAGGGTCAGGGGTCACAAGGAGAGGGGGAGGTAGGCAGTCCTCAGGCCTGCCTGGTGATCCTCCTCGTGTGTGGCTGGGCCAGGCCTAGAGGTCCAGTCCACACCACAGACTCCTCCTGAGGCTCTGTGGGCAAAGGCAGCCACCTGAATGCTGGGCAGTGTTCTGGGCTGAGATTGGTTCTGCTCCTCAGCATAGTGGCCCTTAGGTCTTCCCAttactttttacttcttctgagttgtttttcttatgtttgtttgaACAATtaatatttgattcttttttttaacagtgcAAACAACAGAGAAGTAAATTTTCTTGAGGGATGAAAGACAGTCTCTCTTTCCCACTGCTTCCCTTTGTGGTAACCAGTGTAGTGCAGCTTAGTGGTTTGTCTAGCCTTCCTGCCCTGGAAGCCTCCAGAGATCAAGTTCCAAGCCCCACTGGGCCAAGCCCCGTGCAGGGGATTGGCCTGCTCAGCGTCCACACCACAGACAGGACATTTCTCATCCGTTCTTGTTTCCCACTCCCATAGCTAGTGTGTGCTGCAGACTGTGGGTAGGTGACAGATTTTCCCTGACAGTCACCAGCAGAAACTGACCGGGTGGCCAAAAGGGCTGCTTTCCTGTTCTTGCCCCCCCAGGGTGGTGTCTGGCTTAGCACAAGGGCCCATCTATGCTGGGAAGGGGACTGGCTAGGGGttagggtggggtggaggagggaggtgaCAATGGTCAGGGAGCAAACATATTCCTCTGGCAATCACAGTCGCCACCATGTGTTGAGTTGTGTACTGTGCCCTGTGCTTTTAACACAAGGGTGTGGTGAGGAGGGTctgacctccccactccctgccaaGGATAAGAAAACTGGAagctctgggaagctgagtcacTTGTCCGCAATAACAGACAGGGAGGGGCAAGGTGACAGGGGACTCACTCACGACCCCCCAACGGGAGCCGATGAGTCTGGACCCCCATCCTGGGTTCTTTTCGTGGGCCCCGGCCCCATTCTTCTCCCCTAGAGGGGCAGGGCAGCCTGAGCCGTCTGGAAGGAGCCTTTGTCTGCGCCCCCGCCAGCTGTCAAGACTCCCGGGGTGCCCCCGCCTCTCAGCTGCTGGGCGGAGCCTGGGTGAGGGGCGGGCTCGACCCTGGCAGCAAGTGAGAGCTGTCCCGGTCCCACCAGCGCC
This region of Nycticebus coucang isolate mNycCou1 chromosome 2, mNycCou1.pri, whole genome shotgun sequence genomic DNA includes:
- the MC1R gene encoding melanocyte-stimulating hormone receptor, which codes for MPAQGSQRSLLGSLNSTLMATSSLGLAANQSGPQCLEVSVPDGLFLCLGLVSLVENMLVVAAIAKNRNLHSPMYCFICCLALSDLLVSVSNVLETAVMLLLEAGALAAQATVVQQLDNIIDVLICSSMVSSLCFLGAIAMDRYISIFYALRYHSIVTLSRAQWATAAVWAASILSSTLFIAYYDHTAVLLCLVVFFLAMLVLMAVLYAHMLTQACQHVQGITRLHKRQRLVQQGFGLKGAATLTILLGVFLLCWGPFFLHLTLIAVCPQHPTCSCVFKNFKLFLALIICNAIVDPLIYAFRSQELRKTLKEVLLFSW